In Lytechinus variegatus isolate NC3 chromosome 18, Lvar_3.0, whole genome shotgun sequence, a single genomic region encodes these proteins:
- the LOC121431635 gene encoding uncharacterized protein LOC121431635 gives MSQQQYHWEALRKQRVIDRQLAVKNKLADEERRMAEMCSEDMAREHLGSRQMDHERRRQLADQIQKRDRQGIRNTYREREQTIQRLVSERTWHDDLIAKMDQKEKDDMLQDLLRDHAQKSKILRDQGLYRGDAKFFIDPQYN, from the exons ATGAGTCAACAACAGTATCACTGGGAGGCTTTGAGGAAGCAACGAGTCATCGACAGGCAATTAGCAGTTAAGAATAAATTGGCTGATGAAGAG aggaGAATGGCTGAAATGTGCTCTGAGGACATGGCCAGGGAACACTTAGGGAGTAGACAGATGGATCATGAGAGAAGACGTCAACTCGCCGATCAGATCCAGAAACGAGATCGACAAGGAATCCGCAACACCTACAGAGAAAGAGAACA AACAATCCAGAGGCTGGTTAGCGAGAGAACATGGCACGATGACCTCATCGCAAAGATGGACCAGAAGGAAAAAGACGACATGCTTCAGGATCTTCTCCGGGACCACGCCCAAAAGTCTAAGATTCTCAGGGATCAAGGCTTGTATCGAGGAGATGCCAAGTTCTTCATCGATCCCCAGTATAACTGA
- the LOC121431634 gene encoding dnaJ homolog subfamily C member 12-like, producing MMDAILNHEKKAEDDYYVLLGCDELSTTEQINAEFKVRVLEVHPDKRPDDPHAVAKFQKLQQARDTLTDEKLRHEYDLWRRSGLSIPYKAWCATRGSVHMTMHWAMKKKKEPMLEDGSQLQETSSTSSQSCPGNSVDSSDGSVPYSGVPSSWSREKGDDVLRKFRSYQV from the exons ATGATGGATGCGATACTGAATCATGAGAAGAAGGCAGAAGATGATTATTACGTGCTGCTTGGATGTGATGAATTGTCAACA ACGGAGCAGATTAACGCCGAGTTCAAGGTCCGAGTTCTAGAAGTGCACCCAGACAAACGTCCTGATGATCCCCATGCCGTTGCAAAGTTTCAAAAGCTCCAGCAGGCACGGGACACTCTGACGGACGAGAAACTACGGCATGAATACGACCTCTGGAGGCGGAGCGGTCTGTCTATTCCCTACAAAGCATGGTGTGCTACAAGAGGATCAGTTCACATG ACAATGCATTGGgcaatgaagaagaagaaagagccGATGCTAGAGGATGGTTCTCAACTTCAAGAGACATCGTCGACCTCATCACAAAGTTGCCCTGGGAACAGCGTTGACTCTTCTGATGGATCAGTCCCTT ATTCTGGTGTGCCGTCAAGCTGGTCGAGAGAGAAAGGGGACGATGTCCTTAGAAAATTCAGAAGCTACCAAGTCTAA